TTGCCGATCAGCCTTTATGCCTTCGAGAGCGGTGATAGAGCGCTCCAAGAGTGGGCCAAACCGCCCCGCCAGACGCTCATCCAGGGCAGAAGAAATGGATATGGCAAGATCGGTATTGAATCTCTCAAGCTGTACCGTTTGCCGTTTCGATTCGCTGAGATTTTCCTGGGTCAGGCCTTCTATTGTTACTCGTTCCAGATGGGCATCGAGAATGTCACACCATTCTTCTATCCCGACTTGTATTTTGTATAGCCATGATTTCATTTTCCAAGAAACGATCAGCGAGAAAAACAAACCAACTAAGGAAGTTGAAAATGCCAATGACGCGCCACCCAATAGGTTCGACAAGGCCCCCCTCATTAGCTCAACTTCGGCAGAGACAAGTCCCGCCCTCGCCAAAAATATGCCGATAGTTAAACCAACAAATGTTCCCAGAATTCCCGTTCCAGTAAGGTAATTGGGGAATTCATTATAGAAACGAAGATCTACATTATTCTCGACAATGGTTGTAAAGTTAAAAAAGTAGTTCGAGTCAACGGTCGATTTAATTTTCTGGGTTTCATCTTTATGAGGATAAACCAGAGCCTTCTTAAATTCCGTCCAGGACGGCTCGATGGCCGGTGTCGCCGTAGCAAAGGCATTAAAATCCTCAAAGCCTTTGACGAAGGCTTCAGAACACTCGATTGACTTTATCTTCTCTTTCGCTTTTTCGACGAGAACCTTGAGCGGCTTTGTCTTCCGCCGGAAACCCAAGTAGTAGGCGGAGAGGGCCCAAATGATGATAATCAGACACCAGCCGACGGCTAATGCGGCCGTCCAGCCAAACTCTGCGTACTTTTCAACAATCCACTCCAGCATTTCACCTCCACATCAATTCACATTGACAAACAACCAAATCACTTCGGCGGATGAGCCAGGCTGGGATCGCCGGGGGGCGGATCCAAGCGGGTCTTGTATGGCTTGCCGGTCTTCATGGCCGCGGCCATCTCGTCGTAGATTTCGAGGATGACGCGCTTGGTGCGGTATTCACCGTGCTTTTTCTCGTCTTTACGTTTCACGATGGGGAAAGTGTCCATGATGTAATCGACGTCGTCGCGGTTGATGCCGTAGAGATGAAAGTAGGCGGCGTCGAGCTCGCAGCGGATGAGGAAGCGGCGGGCGGGATCATAGCGGAAGGGCGGATGGTCCAAATTGAATTCTTTTGCATAATGACCGAGTTCATTTGCTACATATATCATTTCTAAGGATCTGGATCCCACCCACTCGCCAAGATCAATGAATGTATCCCTATTCTTTGAATCATAATCAGAGGGGTCGAGAGTTGGAAATTGGTTGAGATAATTATAGGTCAAATGTATACCGCCAATCTTCTGTCTTGCTGCATAGTCGAGCGCAAATGTTGACAAGTTTGCGAGAAGATCAGCGACTTTTCCCCCATGTCGTAGCTGAATTAGCAGAAGGGGACAAGTGTGCCCCACCCCCACCCTTGGCACAACCCCCGCAATCACCGTCCGCTCATCCGTGCTCCGGCAAATATCCCGCCAGCCCAGCAACCACCCCCGATCCCATTTCCCCGCCAGGCGCTGTTCCACCTCCGTTTCCGCCACCCAATAGCGCGGCATCGGCGCGTAGTTGGGGTCTTGCAAGCGCGCCAGCGGGACGTCGGGAAGCTGGGTGCTCTTGGAGTCCTCCGGCAGATCGGCGTAGTCGCCGAAACGGTGGTTGAAATGATGAATCATCTTCGCTTCGTACAACGGCAAGTACCGCTCCTTCCCCCGCGCAAAGATGTTCCCCTTCAGCTTGAAGCCGGCGCCCTCGAGTTCGTCCCGGGTGCGGAAGAGGCCGGAGTCGTTGGACATATGAAACATCGTCGCAAAACGAATCCCCCACGGGTTCTCCTCCGGCCGCCCATCCCGCGCCTCGCGGATCAATACCGGCACCCGCTGATAGATCCCCTTGGTGATCTCGGCGTCGCGCCGCGTCCGGAAGATCGGGCAGGTGCGCGTGTTGGGATTCAGCAGCTCCAGGTCTTCGGCCGACAAGGTGAAACGCCGGTTCTCCTCGCGCAGATCGGAGACCTGGTGCGCGAAGAAGACAAACTCGGCCCCCTCACCGGCCGGCCGCCCCGACCCGGCCAGGGTGAGGAGGCAGAATTTATAGCTGCGATGAACTCCCTGAAATATCCCATTCCGGTTTTCAAAATCGTAGAGGCTCACCAGCGAGCGCTTGTCCATCAGATCCTGAAAGAAAAACTTCGTCGTGTCGTCCGTCGCAATCCCCGACGGAACAATACAGCCCGAGCGCCCGGCCGGACCGGCCAGATCCCGGATGAGTTCAGCGAAGACGGCGTAGGTGTTGACGTCGCCGCGGCCGCCGAGCGGGTAACGCGCCGAATCGCGAACGATGTGGCTGGCCCCCTCGGCTTCCCGCTTGGCTTCCTGGAAGGCCTGCGACAGTTCGGGATTCGTCTTTATCAATTTATTGATCAACCGGCCGCGGGCGGCGGCGTTGGGGGCGGTGGCGACCTCCGGGTCCCGCGTGGCGAAGAATTCCTTTTCTTGTAATTTGATCCGCTCCCATGGTGGATTCCCCAGCACCGCGTCGAATCCGCCCGACCAGCCGCACTTATCATTCGAGGGCCGCTCCGATCCTTCCGGCACCTGAAAGACCTCGGGGAAGGCGAGATGCCAGTGGAAGAATTGGTAACGCTCCCGCAGCCGCTCGATCTCATTCACGACAGAACGCGCCACCCGCTCGGGGTCGGCCTCGATCCGCCGGAAGAGGTCCGAGGTAATGCCGTGCGCCGAAGAGGATCCGGCCGCGTCGCCGTCCAATGCTCCGCCGGGGGCCGATCCGTCTTTCTTCCAGACGAAGGCGGCGCACCAGGCGTCGGCGGCGAGGCGTTTCTCACGATACGCGGCCGACGCCACCGTCTCCTGATAGAGCCGCCTCTTCTTCTCGTGCGCGCCGGGCGAGTCATCGGCCGCGTCGCGCAGCAGTGAGAAGGTGTCCGACAGCGCCCGCATCCCCTTGGGCGGAGCCTCGCGGAAGAGCGATTGCTGGCCATGGCGCTCCACCTTGTTTTGTTTCTTCAAGGCGGCGCAGATCTTCTTGTCGTCCCCCTGGATCGGCTTGAAAGCGTCGTCGGGAATGCCATCGGCCATGAGGGCCGGGGTCGCGCCGAGCAAAGAGTTGCCGCACTGGATATGATGATCCAAGAATGTTAAAGTCTTGCCCGGCTCCAGCGCCTCCATCCAGAGATTGATCTTGCACAATTCCACCGTCATCGGATTGATGTCGACGCCGTAGATGCAGCGGCCGATCACATCGCGGATCGCGCTGCGGCGGGCCTCGGCGGAGGGCTCCTCCTCATCGGTTCTGACGGCGGCGAGGCGTTTGGCGAGGCGCTGCGCGGCGGCGACGAGGAAATGCCCCGATCCGCAGGCCGGGTCGCAGATCTTGAGATCGAGCAGGGCCTGCTCGGCCGCGGCGGCGTCTTTCTTCGCGACGGCGTCGTCGGCGACGGGGTCGAGGGCCGAGTCGAGCAGGCAGCGGATCAGCTCGGTCGGCGTGTAATACGATCCGGTCGTCTTGCGGTCGCTGCCGGCGGCGATATCGAGGCGGAAGATATGGCCGCCGTTCACCGTGGGGTGCTGTTCGAGCAGCGACTCGTAGACCGATCCGAGCTCTTCCGCGCCGAGGTTGCGGTAATCGATCGGCCGGCGCCCATGCCCATCCTCCATATAAGAGAGGTGGCGGATGGCGTCCAGCAGGTCGCGGTTGCCGATATCCGCCGTTTCCAAATCGCGGATCGCGTCCGGGGAGAAGAGAAATCCGCCCAATGCGGGAAGGCCCAATTCACCGCAGGCGTCATGCAGGCGGGTGAGGACCTCTTTCAGGCCCTGGTAGAGATCGGCGTGGTTCGATCCGCGGATCCGGTCGGCGAGGCGGCGCAGGCGCTTGGTTGAATAATGTTCGCGGTAGATCTCCTGGATCGCGGCGGCCGTTCCGGGCATGAGGAGCAGCTCGCGGTCCTCGGCGACGAAGAGAAAGAGCAGGCGGTAGACCATGCGCAGGATCTGGTGGTAGTAATCCTCGACCGCGCCGTTTCCGGCGGCGATCCGCTCCCGCAATGTTTCATTTTTCGGATGGCGCAGGAAGCCGGTTCCCAGCGCCTCGATCGCCTGCTCCACGCCGTCGCGCAGGTGGTCGAGGACACGGCTCCCCTCCTCGACGGCGGTCTGGTACCAGCGCTCCAGCCAGCACTGCTCCGGGCGCTCCCCCTCGGGGACCTCGATTCGCGATTGATGCGCCAGCATCCAGAACAGCACAAAGTCGGAGTAGACCTCCCCCTCCATCATCGCCTGCAGGTCGAACTCGATGTAGGCGGCGCGGCTGAGGCTGACATTGTCGCGCAGGATGCGCAGGCTGAGGCCGTTTGAGGCGAATCCCCAAAGATAGTCGTCCGATCGGTTGAGGAATTCCTGAATGAGGCTGTGGGGGCTGACGCGGGCGGCGCCGCGCACGCCGGTCGAGCGCCGGTCGAGCGGCCGGCGGAACGAGACGAGGTGGATCGGCGTCTGGTCCCAGAGATGGCTGATGGCGTAATGGCGCCCCTCCATCTCGATGGCGCGCTGCGGGCGCAGGCGGCCGTAGCCGAGCTCCTGGAAGAGGATCAGCAGCCAGCGCTCGCGGGTGAGGCTCGTGCCGGAATCCGATTCGGGCAGATTCTCCATCGCCGCGCTGAAACCGCTCCAGGCGCCGAGCAGACGGTTCCAGGCGCGGTTGGCCGCTTCGTTGATCCGCTCGCGCTTGGCCAGGTGGTAGGCGTCGGGGGTGAGGCCCTTGAGGGAGCCGTCGCCCTGGATCATCCGCTGCAAGAGGTCGGGGGGGAGAAAGGCCCCCTCGATTTTCACCGTGCTGAAGGTGTCCGTTCGTCTCGACATCGAATGTGGTTCTTTCTCCGTGCTGTTCCGTGACGCCTCTTATACAATGCCCCGCCCGCTACTCCGCGGGAAGGAAAAGATAGAGGCCCAAAACATCCGCCGGAAGCTCCGGGCGCACCTGATACGTCACTTTCTCCTTCGCCCTGTGCGCGCGGACGCGGCGGTGGGCCTCGAGGAGTTGATCGCCCCGGCTGTCCGCCTGCTTATCCAGCGCGGGGCGGATTTTGTTAAAGTCCTTGATCGCCTTGTCCAGCAAGGCGACCTGCTCTGCCTTCCCGATATTGGCGGACGGCTTGGCCGCCATCAGCCGCGCCACGGCGTCATCCGCCAGCCAGCGCGGTCCGCTTTTCGTCTGGATAAAGGCCAGCGGATGCGCTTCCTCGGCCAGCAGTTCCTTGACGCCTCCGTTCCGGCGGATCAGATGGTAGCGGAAGCGAACCAGAAGGATTGTCGTCGGATCCTCGACGTCGCGGGTGCGGATGACGCCGCAGCGGCGCGCCTTCCCCCCGCCTTGCGATTCCAGCGCCGAACTGACGACATAATCGGCCATCCCCTCGACAATGGGATGGGTGCGGCTGAGATAGATTTCGCCGGGCTGTTTGGGCAGTTTGAAACGGGCTTCGAATGTGGAGAGGCCCTCGCACGCCTCCCGCATGGGGACCGGCGCCTCCTCGAGATGGAAACGCAGGTGGCTGTTCATCGGCTCGACGTGGCCGCCGTACATCATGATCGCGTCGCGGAGGAAGCGCTCGACATCGATGCCCGACCCGACGGCCGCGCGCGCCGCCTCCAGCTCGCGGGCGACGTCGTCGACCTTGATCCCCTCCTGGGCGAACATCGTGCGGGATCGCTTCTCGCGGGCGGTGACATCGTCCCACTCCTTATGCAGCTGGTTTTTGTTATCGCGCAGGAATTCGAAACTCATCTGATCGATCTTCGAGTGGTCCCGCATCAGCAGGCCCTCGAAGATCGCCTCCACGACGGCGTTGGTGTCGACCGGAACGGGCACGGAGATGCCGAGGGAGCTGCGGATCGTTTGATGCTTGCGCAGCAGCACATCGAGGACCATCCCGTCGATGCCGTTGTCGATGCCGTAATAGGTGAGGGCGCGCACCGTCGGGCTGGCCTGGCCGTATCGATCGACCCGCCCCTCCCGCTGCTCATGGCGCGTCGGATTCCAGCTCAGGTCGTAGTGCATGACGGCGTTGAAATGCTCCTGCAGGTTGATCCCCTCGCTGAGGCAGTCGGTGCAGACGAGGACGCGGGGCGCCCCTTGCGCCAATTGTTGAACACGGATCTCCCGTTCGGCGTGCGGGATGTCGCCCGTGACGGCGGCGACATTTACATTGTTGCCGAGAAGGGCGCGCATCTGCTCCGCCACATATTCGGCGGTGGGGATAAAGCGGCAGAAGATGATCGGGTTGTAACCCTCGCGGATGAGCGTCCGGACGCACTTGACAGCGCCCTGAAGTTTTAGGTCCTGCTCGCCTTGAAGGGCATGCGCCTCCTCCGCCATCTCCCGGAGGCGCCGGCGCAGCGATGATCCGGCCTGTTTTGAGTTTGCGGCGCCATAGGGGCGTTTTGCTGCATCCGCGACGGCGGGGAGGTCCGCCTCTTCGGCATCCGTCTCATCTGATCCCGGATCGCTGCCGGGGATGACATCGAGGGCGTCCACGGCATCCGAATCTTCGAGATCCAGGATCTGGCGGCGGCCGATCTCATCCGCCTCTTCCGGCGTCTGCGTGTCAGCCGAGGAGCTGCGCGCCTGCAGCGTGGCCGCGGCCGAGGCGGGGCTGCTGGCCAGCGAACGCAGGAGGGCCAGAGCCGACCACCACCGCACCCGCTGGCGGTGGCGACCCCCGGTTTCATCGCTCACCGTCTCACGGGCATAGTCGATCACGCGGTTGAACAATTTGCGGTAAGCGGGACTCAATTTGTAATGATCTTCCGCATCCTGCCGCTGGGGAAAGACGGTTTCATCCGACATGTAGGTGCGAATATCGGCCCGGCGGCGTTGTACAAAATGGCCCGCCACCCGGCGGCGGAGGGAAGCCTGCGCGGGGCCGGCCAGATCCTCGGGAAGCCCGGAGAACTCGGGATCGAGAAACCCCAAGAGCGAGCGGAAGGCCGCTTCTTTGCCGCTGTGGGGCGTGGCGGTGACCAAAATGAGATGGCGCTGCGGATCGGCGGCGAGGGATTTGACCACGGAGTAGCGCTGATGCCGCGACCGGCTTCGGATTTCATCGTAGGAACAGGAATGCGCCTCATCAACGATGACGAGATCGGGGCAGGTTCGTATGAAATCATCGCGGCGGCGGTCGGATTTGATATAGTCGATCGACACAATGACGCGGGGGTAGCGCTCGAAGAGCGATTCCCCAAGGCGGCATTGCCGCTCGAGCCGTCGTACCGTTCCCGCCATCACCAGCTCGGTGCTGAGATGGAATTTTTCCGCCAGCTCCCTTTGCCACTGCTCGGCGAGATGCGGCGGGCAGAGAACGGCCAGGCGCGAGCCCTCGCCGCGGTCGATGAGTTCGCGCGCGATAAGAGAGGCCTCCACCGTTTTGCCGATGCCGACATCATCGCCGATGAGGAGGCGCACCGGATCCTGCTTCAGGGCCATGAGCAGGGGCACCAGCTGATAGGGCCGCGGCTCCACAGCGATTCGGCCGAAGCAGCGAAAGGGACCGGCGCTCCAGCGGATGCCGAGCCGCAGCGCGTCGCGCAGCAGCCTGCCCGAGCGGTAATCGCCGGCGTCATGGGGATCCGGCAGATCGAAGCTCGCCGGCTCGACCGGCTCGAGCGAGGTGAGGATTCCGGCGATTTCGTCGTCGACGCCGCCGAGGGGGCGCAGCAGCAGCAGCTCCTCATTCGACCCCGGCAGCACAACCCACTCGCGCCCCCTGGCTTTGACCAGGGCGCCTATCGTGAATTCCATAGTCTAAACCGTCTCCGCATTTTCATTCTGTTTGTCTTGCTGTTTTTTCGGCAGAAAGACCAGCACGGTCTTTCTCGTCCGCCGCCCGAGATATTTTCCGTCGGGTGCGTAGTCCGGCGGATAAAAAATGTCCAGCCCCCTGCCAAGAATAATCCGCCAGTCCTCCGTTTCGATATACCGGTCGTGCAACAAGGGATCGAATGTATAACTAAATTGAACGCCCTCATCATTCCAGCGAATCTTCAGGCGCTCCAGGCGCTCCCGCGATTCGGCTTCTCCGTTGACGCCGTAGCGCTCATTCAAGGCGTACATTGTTTGGAGTTCTATCGCGCATCCGGCGGGAAGACCGGCGTCCTCGGCGAATTCGATGAGATTTTGGAATTGGTATTCGGCGCGAATGTAGGGATCGACAATGCGGATCCATGCAACGCCCTTGAGATATGTCTGGAAAAGATCCCCATAGCCGACATCCCGCCGGCCGTCCTCTATCTCGACATACTCATGCGAAGGGAGCTCCGGCGCCTGCAAGCCTTCCAGCGTTACCGGAACGGCCCGCGCTATGAGGCTTCGGATGGACCGGACGGCCGTATCGGCGGCGGCGGATTGCGTGTTATAGACAATCTCCTGCTTTTCAAGCCTAGCCGTCAAAGAGGGAAGCTGATCAAGGGTCGCGAGAGTAAGAACATCTTCGCCGCCGTGGCCGAGAACGATCCGCCACTGGTCTTGTCCGGCACGGGCGCCGGCTTCGGGAAGGTGATAGACGCGGACACCCGCTTCCAGGAGGTCCATGAGCGCTTTAATCTCGAGGAAGTTTTCCCCGGTGATATGTCTCAGGTCCGGAACGGTCTCGATGATCAATTCCACAGACGGCCCGCCGCGCCTGCCGGCGTAATCACACAGGAAACGGACCCAGGGTTCACCCCGCGGCGTCTCCGAATTGTCGATCGATGCGCACATTCCCAGGATGGCGCCGCCGCCCGCCTGGGCGCGATGCTGGAGCCACGACGAGACCCGGCCGCCGCAATACCGGCGGCTTCCATCGCCGTATTTTCGCAACCGCGCCTGCATCTGAGGGCTGTTCAGATCCACGAGATGATCCAAATAGGGAATAATCATCTGCTTGTCGAGCAGTTTGTGCTCCATCTGATTTGTATAACTGCGCAGGCAGCGGTAGCAGGAATGCTCGCAGCGGCAGCCGTCCATGAGATCCCGCGCGACTTTCATGATCGCGGTCATATGTTCGGCGGCGGAACGGACATAGCCGGCGCCCCCCGGCACCCGGTCATAAAGCACAAGATCATAACATTTTTGATCGCCGTCCATCCGCCGGCTGAGGAAGCCCCCAATCTCACCGGGTTCGGCGCCGACGACCGACACCGCCGCCTCAATGCACGCCGCTTTGAGACTCGCATGAAACTTTTTTACCAAGAGCTCGGCCTCGGTGTCCGCCGGCTCCCCGGTCCCCGGTTCCCGCGCCGAACCGGATCCCGACAAGGAACCGTCGATACCCTCAAAGCGCAGGACCAGCACATCCGTTTCGAACTTATAGGCAAGATGATAGCGCCTGCCGCTTCCTCCACATATCTTCCGCCGGTCATTGATCCGCTTATGTTTGTCGAAGGATTCCTTGTTTGTCGGGCTGTGCCAATAACCGCATTCGATACATAGGTGGAAGCCCCGGCCGGCCTCTTCCAGCAGGCCGGAATTGACAATCATCAGTTCGCCGCGGCGCCGGTAGTCGTACGAAAATCCCATCTGCCGGGTGGTATCCCCATCGCCATGATCGAGCAGATAGGTATGGGTCAGATAGAAAGCCCGGTGCCGGTACTCTTCGTCGGCCCGGATGGCTTCCGCCCGTTCGGCTGTAAATGAATAGCACTCCAAAATCGGTTTGTCGTATTCCAATTCTCTGCCGCAATGGGGGCAAACAGAATCGCTTTCCTCAAATGAGACAAAATCGCACATTGAACAGGCTTTATAGGTTTGATCCAGATTCGGTGTTGAAGATCTGAAAAAATCCAAACCGATCACTTGGTATTTGCGTCCGTCCATATAAACAGTGTTGCCCGGCGCATACTCTTGAAGAGCGATTTCCATGCCCCTGAGAATGGGTTGTTTGGCTTCATCTTTCGCAATGAGGCGCGCCGCGTCGGCCGGAAAGGCATAGGACGGCAGAAAACCCTGAGCCGAGAGGTAAGAGAGGCAATACTGGGAATCGCACTGGGAGATGAGATCATGCAGGATCATCTCTTTCTGCGTGAGTTTTTTGGCCTCACTCGCTTTCCTGCCGAGCATTTTGAGCTTTTCATTGTTGATAAGGATGGCTTCATTCAATAAGCGCTGTCTTTCCACGAGCCAGGGTTGAAAGGCACTCCACAGTTGTTCCCTGAAAGAGCCCAGAATGCGCCCGACCTCTTCCGCGCCGAGCCAGGCCAAGCGTTCCGGCGCTCCCTCTTTATCTTTCCTGAAGGCCGTCATCACGGCACCGAGAATCTGCTCTTTCCGCCGATCGATTTCCTCATGCAAATGGTCCAGGCCGAGCTCCTTTTGCCCTTCAATCTGAAGCTCCGATAACCGGCCCGGCATCTCAAAATCGAGCTTTTCGAGTATCAGGGAACGGATCTGACGGCGGATGATCCTCTCGTTGTCAATGGTGAAGGAGGGCGGCTGGATCTCGCCGGATATCATCTCGACGGGACGGTCATAAAAATAGGTGTCATGGGCGCGGGCCAGGACAAAGGCATTGATGAGGGCGATGCGGTCGCGCCGCCCCGCGCGGCCGCTCCGCTGCGCGTAGTTGGCCGGTCCCGGGGGGATATTCCGCAGGAAGACGCCGGGGAGGTCACCGATATCAACGCCCATCTCCATGGTGGGCGTGCACACGAGCACATCGGTTTCACCGGATTTGAATCTCCGTTCAACCTGGGCGCGCCGGGTGCTCGAGAGATTCGCGGAATGTTCCTCCGCGATCATGCGGTAAGGCTCTCTGTACTTATAGGTCTGGATGTAATAATTCTCTTCCGGCTGCGGCTCGTAGGGCTGCAAGCTTCCCGCACACCGCCAGCGGGGGCAGACATTCCTAATGTTATGGGTGGTCACCGAACGGCAGCGGTCGCATTGGTAGGTCTTATCCGGGATCGTCAGCATGAGGCGCCGGTGATTGACCATCTGAACTTCTTGAGAGGCCTTGTCGTTGCCGATGCGCACCGGCACGATAAATTCGCGCCGGACCAGAAATTCGATGATCGCGGCCAGGATCTCCCGGGCTTGGGGCGGTTCAAAAATCCTCCCTATCAGATCCAGGAGAAAGGTCGTCCCTGTGGTGGCGGGATAATAGCCATAAACACGGTATGGCTTTCTGTCGGTGCTCCGCCGCTCAGGGAGAAATCCCACGGGCAGGGTGGACCGCCCGAAGGGATGGCGGTGGTCCTGCATCGGCTTGGCCAGCATGGGATGCGACAGGGCCCGTTTCCAGCGCATGCCGTCCAGCACGGCCGCCAGCAATTGATAAAGGTCCGCCGGGTTGAGGCCGGCCGCCTTTTGAAGCTCCAGCGCTTCCTGCGCCAGGGTCTCAAGATCCTGCTCTTTATCAAAATATCTGACACCAAGAAGACCCAGCCCTTCCAGGCTCATTCTTCTGGAACCGGTTCCGGCAATTTCTGCGAGCAGGTTTTGCTGAATGTCCTCGTATTCCGCCGAAATCTCATCGGGATTTTCAGGCCGGCGCACCTCTATCGCTTTTCGGCCGCTTTCATCCAGAATTTCCTTGGGACTGTAAATCTGGTGCTCCATCCGGTTTTCGAACAGCATCCTCTGGAGGCGTTCGATCCCCACCGGCTTGAGGCTCGATTTTCGCTCGCGTTCGAGAACCTGATAGATCAGTTGGCGGCCGATAAACTGGGAATGCTTGTGGTTCAGATACGCTGATTGAAAGGCCGTGTCCTGTCTGTTGTCGCAAAAGATCAACATTCTTCGCTGATCCGGCGTCAGATTCTGAAAGACCCCTTCAACGAGAATATTGATACTCACCATTGTCGCCGACCGGAGTGGGGTCACAATCTCCCGGCCTCCGGGAGACAATCCCTCACAAGCGGGGCACTTGTAAATTTCACCCAAATACGTCTTGGGTTGCTCGAGCCGGTGTTTCCGCTCCAAATCGGCGCCGGCTGAAGAATTCCGGCAGGAGGCGGCATCGCCGAAATGCAGCCGTCCACAGGTTATACAATACTTCGCGGCCGCTTCCTGCGTGTGGACCTCGGCGGAATCCGCATCGGTATCTTCGTCTCCGGTCTCCCGCATATCATTGAGGTTGTATGTTAAATGTACCGGCGTTCGCGCTCCTCGGGCTTCATCGGTCAATTGAATATCCGAAGGCAGGAACTCGTGCTTCTTGTGCTTGGTCGTTTTTTTGAGAACAAATCCCTGGAGGCCCTCATCCGACCGCAGATCACTGGAATAGGCTCTGAAATAATCCTGGCCGCAATTGCGGCAAACCTCGAGAGGAAGCGCACGGGATCCGCATTGCCGGCATTCATCGACAACCTCG
This sequence is a window from Candidatus Eisenbacteria bacterium. Protein-coding genes within it:
- a CDS encoding DEAD/DEAH box helicase; this encodes MEFTIGALVKARGREWVVLPGSNEELLLLRPLGGVDDEIAGILTSLEPVEPASFDLPDPHDAGDYRSGRLLRDALRLGIRWSAGPFRCFGRIAVEPRPYQLVPLLMALKQDPVRLLIGDDVGIGKTVEASLIARELIDRGEGSRLAVLCPPHLAEQWQRELAEKFHLSTELVMAGTVRRLERQCRLGESLFERYPRVIVSIDYIKSDRRRDDFIRTCPDLVIVDEAHSCSYDEIRSRSRHQRYSVVKSLAADPQRHLILVTATPHSGKEAAFRSLLGFLDPEFSGLPEDLAGPAQASLRRRVAGHFVQRRRADIRTYMSDETVFPQRQDAEDHYKLSPAYRKLFNRVIDYARETVSDETGGRHRQRVRWWSALALLRSLASSPASAAATLQARSSSADTQTPEEADEIGRRQILDLEDSDAVDALDVIPGSDPGSDETDAEEADLPAVADAAKRPYGAANSKQAGSSLRRRLREMAEEAHALQGEQDLKLQGAVKCVRTLIREGYNPIIFCRFIPTAEYVAEQMRALLGNNVNVAAVTGDIPHAEREIRVQQLAQGAPRVLVCTDCLSEGINLQEHFNAVMHYDLSWNPTRHEQREGRVDRYGQASPTVRALTYYGIDNGIDGMVLDVLLRKHQTIRSSLGISVPVPVDTNAVVEAIFEGLLMRDHSKIDQMSFEFLRDNKNQLHKEWDDVTAREKRSRTMFAQEGIKVDDVARELEAARAAVGSGIDVERFLRDAIMMYGGHVEPMNSHLRFHLEEAPVPMREACEGLSTFEARFKLPKQPGEIYLSRTHPIVEGMADYVVSSALESQGGGKARRCGVIRTRDVEDPTTILLVRFRYHLIRRNGGVKELLAEEAHPLAFIQTKSGPRWLADDAVARLMAAKPSANIGKAEQVALLDKAIKDFNKIRPALDKQADSRGDQLLEAHRRVRAHRAKEKVTYQVRPELPADVLGLYLFLPAE
- a CDS encoding SAM-dependent methyltransferase produces the protein MSRRTDTFSTVKIEGAFLPPDLLQRMIQGDGSLKGLTPDAYHLAKRERINEAANRAWNRLLGAWSGFSAAMENLPESDSGTSLTRERWLLILFQELGYGRLRPQRAIEMEGRHYAISHLWDQTPIHLVSFRRPLDRRSTGVRGAARVSPHSLIQEFLNRSDDYLWGFASNGLSLRILRDNVSLSRAAYIEFDLQAMMEGEVYSDFVLFWMLAHQSRIEVPEGERPEQCWLERWYQTAVEEGSRVLDHLRDGVEQAIEALGTGFLRHPKNETLRERIAAGNGAVEDYYHQILRMVYRLLFLFVAEDRELLLMPGTAAAIQEIYREHYSTKRLRRLADRIRGSNHADLYQGLKEVLTRLHDACGELGLPALGGFLFSPDAIRDLETADIGNRDLLDAIRHLSYMEDGHGRRPIDYRNLGAEELGSVYESLLEQHPTVNGGHIFRLDIAAGSDRKTTGSYYTPTELIRCLLDSALDPVADDAVAKKDAAAAEQALLDLKICDPACGSGHFLVAAAQRLAKRLAAVRTDEEEPSAEARRSAIRDVIGRCIYGVDINPMTVELCKINLWMEALEPGKTLTFLDHHIQCGNSLLGATPALMADGIPDDAFKPIQGDDKKICAALKKQNKVERHGQQSLFREAPPKGMRALSDTFSLLRDAADDSPGAHEKKRRLYQETVASAAYREKRLAADAWCAAFVWKKDGSAPGGALDGDAAGSSSAHGITSDLFRRIEADPERVARSVVNEIERLRERYQFFHWHLAFPEVFQVPEGSERPSNDKCGWSGGFDAVLGNPPWERIKLQEKEFFATRDPEVATAPNAAARGRLINKLIKTNPELSQAFQEAKREAEGASHIVRDSARYPLGGRGDVNTYAVFAELIRDLAGPAGRSGCIVPSGIATDDTTKFFFQDLMDKRSLVSLYDFENRNGIFQGVHRSYKFCLLTLAGSGRPAGEGAEFVFFAHQVSDLREENRRFTLSAEDLELLNPNTRTCPIFRTRRDAEITKGIYQRVPVLIREARDGRPEENPWGIRFATMFHMSNDSGLFRTRDELEGAGFKLKGNIFARGKERYLPLYEAKMIHHFNHRFGDYADLPEDSKSTQLPDVPLARLQDPNYAPMPRYWVAETEVEQRLAGKWDRGWLLGWRDICRSTDERTVIAGVVPRVGVGHTCPLLLIQLRHGGKVADLLANLSTFALDYAARQKIGGIHLTYNYLNQFPTLDPSDYDSKNRDTFIDLGEWVGSRSLEMIYVANELGHYAKEFNLDHPPFRYDPARRFLIRCELDAAYFHLYGINRDDVDYIMDTFPIVKRKDEKKHGEYRTKRVILEIYDEMAAAMKTGKPYKTRLDPPPGDPSLAHPPK